The DNA region AGTTAAATTCCAAATTATTAGTAAAATTACCAACTCAAAATGTGCAGCATCGTGGAGGACGACTTTGGCGACGAGGGCGGCGCGCACACCATGAAGGAGGAATCGCCGGCACCGGCCATTTCCGCCACAACCGACGGAGAAGAACTATGCCGCAAATGCACCGTCAACCCTTCCGTCCTGAAGCTAAACCTGAAGGAACCTCAGTGTCGCGAGTGCTTCTTGCATTACGCCCGGCACAAGTTCCGTGCCTCGCTGGGGGCCACCAAGATTGTCCGCCGCGGTTCTCGCGTGCTGGTCGTGTTCAGCGGTAGCGCGGAAAATGTGGTCATGCTGGACATGATACGGTACGGGCTGCAGCAGGAATCGTTCAAGAAGCTGCGGATTGAGCCGGTGGTGGTGTTTGTCAGCGAGGACCATGTTGGGAGGGAGGATGGGGAGCGTGTGGGGGTGGTTCAGGAGAAGGTTCGGATATTGAAGCAGTTTGAGTTTAGGTCTTATTTTTCGGTTATTGGAGCGAAGGAATGCGTTGCGGTTGAGGACTCTGATTTGCTGGAACGATATTCTGAGGAACGTGCGAGGTTCAACAAGATTTTGAGTGGGTTCAAAAGTGCCACCTCCAAGCAGGATTTCATCGTGCAGAACCGGAAGCAAACGCTTAAAGTGATCGCCAAACGGCTCGAATGCCCTTACGTTTTCCTGTCTGATATTGGGTTAGACCTGGCTAAAACGTTGCTTTCGAACGTGGCCCTCGGTCGGGGACGATCGCTCGCGTTGGACATTGCCTTCTGCGACGATCGTGACGAGCAGCACAAGATTATTCGTCCCATGCGCGACCTCAACCCGGATGAGATTGAAAACTATCTCAAACATGCAGACAACGAACTGAGTTACATCGCGTTGGAAGATCCCTTCAAGGACAAGCCAAGCTTGCAGAACTTGACCTGCAAATTTGTGGACGGACTGCAGCGAACCTACCCGTCGACGGTGTCCACCGTGTTCCGGACGGGGGACAAGATGAGCTGCGAAACAGTCAAACCAACAgccgaaaacgacgacgatcaGGATCTACTCAGCTTGTTCGACCAATCGTTACgcctcaacagcagcagcacttCAGTACGGTGCAAGTTCTGCCACTCGGCGCTGGACTTCCACGGTTCGACGACGCTGTTTGCGACCGAGTTTTCTCGGATGGTTTCGAGCAGGATTAATGTGGAGTTGAGCCACGAGGCGATCGTTGAGAGTAGCAAGCGCATGGAGGAGGATGCCCGGCGAATGGTCAAAGGGGAGGAGGTGGACGGCGGCGAAGGTGAGGAGGATGATATGGTGCAGCTTAGGAGGGAGCTGTGCCACAGTTGTAGGAATATGTTTGTTGAGTTTAGTGGAGAGTGACAATTTAATACTATGATTGAAGTCGTTactactttttaaaataaagtattTACTGCAAACTATagctgattttttgaatatcacaTTCTACCTGAAATCTAGTTTAAAGGGTCTTAAATTAATAAGTTTTTACGAATCACAATGTAGTGCAGATTAAATTATTTGTACCGTTATCAGGGGGGACATTggatctggggggtgagattgggtcatcaaaaaaatcggaaacttttatgacccaatgtcacccctgatgaaggTAGTCTTGATTTTTTGGTAGAATTCGTTGTGCTTTAAAACCAGTTTCCTAATCCAAAACTATGTTAAGTACTCAGCTAACCCGGTTAAGAAAAGTTTCGAATTCTTCTCGTGAACTCCCCTCAAGAAATCTTGAATGTGCGCATATGATTCTTTATAGAAAAAATATTGAGGTGTGCTAAACAGTGAGGAAGGCTAAAAACTCAATGagttaaaaattctgaaaaaaatatttaaataaaaaaaatataatcttaatcagggtggccacctcgggaaaaatcCAGAATTTTTATCCATTGGGagaaacccgggaaaat from Culex quinquefasciatus strain JHB chromosome 3, VPISU_Cqui_1.0_pri_paternal, whole genome shotgun sequence includes:
- the LOC6049355 gene encoding cytoplasmic tRNA 2-thiolation protein 2; its protein translation is MCSIVEDDFGDEGGAHTMKEESPAPAISATTDGEELCRKCTVNPSVLKLNLKEPQCRECFLHYARHKFRASLGATKIVRRGSRVLVVFSGSAENVVMLDMIRYGLQQESFKKLRIEPVVVFVSEDHVGREDGERVGVVQEKVRILKQFEFRSYFSVIGAKECVAVEDSDLLERYSEERARFNKILSGFKSATSKQDFIVQNRKQTLKVIAKRLECPYVFLSDIGLDLAKTLLSNVALGRGRSLALDIAFCDDRDEQHKIIRPMRDLNPDEIENYLKHADNELSYIALEDPFKDKPSLQNLTCKFVDGLQRTYPSTVSTVFRTGDKMSCETVKPTAENDDDQDLLSLFDQSLRLNSSSTSVRCKFCHSALDFHGSTTLFATEFSRMVSSRINVELSHEAIVESSKRMEEDARRMVKGEEVDGGEGEEDDMVQLRRELCHSCRNMFVEFSGE